One genomic window of Panicum hallii strain FIL2 chromosome 6, PHallii_v3.1, whole genome shotgun sequence includes the following:
- the LOC112896738 gene encoding uncharacterized protein LOC112896738: MSSGSASRHGRLLISPSLSTPTFSTRSPSPSPAPHHHHERRNSTSSPKPLVPFPSSSSRPRSSIGGAAASASSASGAAFAHNARLAAALVPAAAFLLDLGGLPVFAVLAIGLAAAYLLDALQLRQGAFFTVWAALLAADVAFFFSASLSSAAAASLPLTVLALLLCAETSFLIGVWASLQFRWIQLENPTIVAALERLLFACVPIAAPALFTWALVSAVGMANASYYFAAFCMVFYWLFSIPRPSSFNNRKLDASVQDSDGILGPLESCVHSLYLLFVPVLFHAASHHATLFTSWGSVCELLLLFFIPFLFQLYASTRGALWWITRDARTMDQIRIANGLVALVVVVLCLEVRVVFYSFGRYIHAPPPLNYLLVTVTMLGGALGLAAHAAGKVGDAASSAAFTVLAVLVSGAGAVVIGFPVMFLPLPMISGYYVARFFTKKSLSSYFTFVAIASLMVLWFVVHNYWDLNIWIAGMPLKSFTKYVVAAVIMAMAVPGLALLPTKLRFLLELGLIGHTLLLCYIENRLFNYTSMYYFGFEEDIIYPSYMVLITTFLGLALVRRLYVDQRIGPKAAWILICLYSSKLSMLFMTSRSVIWVSAVLLLAVTPPLLLYRDNSKGTARMKVWQAYFHASVIAFSAWLCRETIFEALQWWNGRPPPDGLLLGSYILLTGVACIPIVILHFPHVQSAKRFLVLVVATGLLFVIMQPPIKLSWVYHSQLISAAHLTDDDTSIYGFVASKPTWPSWLLITTVVLTLAAVTSIIPVKYVVELRALYGVAVGVTLGIYICVQYFFQAVVLYPLLVATIVSAAVFVVFTHLPSESSTRVLPWVFSFLVALFPVTYLLEGQLRAKNFADEDEAEKFTNMLAVEGARMSLLGLYAAIFMIIALEIKFELALLLRDKAADRGVTHGPSSRSSAFPPKARLLQQRRAHAAPTFTIKRLAAEAAWMPAIGNVSTVLCFIICLVLNITLTGGSNRAIFFLAPILLLLNQDSDIFAGFGDRQRYFPVTISISGYLLLTALYRIWEETWPGNGGWALDIGGPGWLFAVKNVALLVLTLPNHILFNRFMWDYVRQTDAKLLLTLPLNLPSIIMTDILTIRVLGLLGAMYSLAQYLISRRIRIAGMKYI, from the exons ATGTCCTCCGGATCCGCGTCCCGCCACGGGCGCCTCCTCATCTCGCCGTCGCTCTCCACCCCGACCTTCTCCACCCGCTCCCCATCGCCGTCCCCCGCGCCGCACCACCACCACGAGCGCCGCAACTCCACTTCCTCCCCGAAGCCCCTCGTCCCattcccctcctcctcctccaggcCCCGCTCCTCCatcggcggcgccgcggcgtcGGCCTCGTCCGCCTCGGGCGCGGCGTTCGCCCACAACGCGCGCctcgcggcggcgctggtgcccGCCGCGGCCTTCCTCCTCGACCTCGGCGGGCTCCCGGTCTTCGCCGTCCTCGCCATCGGCCTCGCGGCCGCCTACCTCCTCGACGCGCTCCAGCTGCGGCAGGGCGCCTTCTTCACCGTTTGGGCGGCGCTGCTCGCGGCCGACGtcgccttcttcttctccgcctCCCTCTCCTCCGCAGCTGCCGCATCGCTGCCTTTGACCGTCCTCGCGCTGCTCCTCTGCGCCGAGACCTCCTTCCTCATCGGGGTCTGGGCGTCGCTGCAGTTCCGATGGATCCAGCTCGAGAACCCCACCATCGTGGCCGCGCTCGAGCGCCTGCTCTTCGCGTGCGTGCCCATTGCCGCGCCTGCCCTCTTCACCTGGGCTCTCGTGTCCGCGGTCGGGATGGCCAATGCGTCCTACTACTTCGCCGCGTTCTGCATGGTGTTCTACTGGCTCTTCTCCATACCTCGGCCGTCCAGCTTCAATAACCGTAAGCTGGACGCCTCGGTGCAGGACAGTGATGGCATTCTGGGCCCCTTGGAAAGCTGTGTGCATTCGTTGTATCTGCTGTTCGTGCCAGTGTTGTTCCACGCTGCATCCCATCATGCCACGCTCTTCACCTCGTGGGGCAGTGTGTGtgaactgctgctgctgttctTCATACCATTCTTGTTCCAGCTCTATGCGTCCACTCGGGGTGCACTGTGGTGGATCACAAGGGATGCCCGCACAATGGATCAGATAAGGATCGCGAATGGGTTGGTTGCACTGGTCGTGGTGGTGCTGTGCCTTGAGGTGCGAGTTGTGTTCTACTCGTTTGGAAGGTACATTCATGCTCCACCACCACTGAATTACCTGCTTGTCACGGTCACAATGCTTGGTGGCGCTTTGGGCCTCGCAGCACATGCTGCTGGCAAGGTTGGGGATGCGGCTAGCTCAGCGGCTTTTACAGTGTTGGCAGTGCTAGTCAGTGGAGCAGGAGCTGTAGTCATTGGATTCCCTGTGATG TTCCTTCCACTGCCAATGATTTCTGGCTATTATGTTGCAAGGTTCTTTACTAAGAAAAGCTTGTCATCATACTTCACCTTTGTGGCAATTGCAAGCCTGATGGTCCTTTGGTTCGTGGTGCATAATTATTGGGATCTGAATATTTGGATTGCTGGCATGCCATTGAAGTCCTTCACTAAGTATGTTGTTGCAGCTGTTATCATGGCAATGGCTGTTCCTGGTTTGGCACTTCTCCCAACAAAACTTCGCTTTCTTCTGGAACTTGGTCTTATTGGTCATACATTGTTGCTATGCTACATCGAGAACCGATTGTTCAACTATACCTCCATGTATTACTTTGGATTTGAAGAGGATATCATCTATCCTAGTTATATGGTTTTGATTACAACCTTTTTGGGCTTGGCTCTTGTGAGGAGATTATATGTTGATCAGAGGATTGGGCCCAAAGCAGCTTGGATCTTGATTTGTCTATATTCATCAAAACTATCAATGTTGTTTATGACATCAAGATCAGTTATATGGGTTTCAGCTGTTTTGCTACTTGCTGTTACTCCCCCTTTACTTCTTTACAG AGACAACTCCAAAGGGACTGCTAGGATGAAGGTCTGGCAAGCTTATTTCCATGCATCTGTCATAGCATTTTCTGCCTGGCTCTGTCGGGAAACAATTTTTGAAGCTTTACAGTGGTGGAATGGAAGACCTCCTCCGGATGGTCTGTTACTGGGTTCGTATATTCTGTTGACAGGAGTTGCTTGCATCCCGATAGTCATTCTCCACTTCCCTCATGTTCAG TCAGCAAAGAGATTCCTGGTCCTTGTTGTGGCTACAGGCCTTCTCTTTGTTATTATGCAGCCTCCTATTAAGCTATCATGGGTATACCATTCACAATTAATCTCAGCAGCACATTTAACTGATGATGACACTTCAATATATGGGTTTGTAGCATCAAAGCCCACGTGGCCATCATGGCTGCTCATCACAACTGTGGTACTTACATTAGCGGCAGTTACATCCATCATCCCAGTGAAGTATGTTGTTGAGTTGAGGGCTTTGTATGGAGTGGCGGTTGGGGTCACACTAGGCATCTATATATGTGTTCAGTACTTCTTCCAGGCAGTTGTTCTGTATCCTCTTCTTGTTGCAACAATTGTCTCTGCGGCAGTCTTCGTTGTATTCACCCATCTCCCTTCTGAATCCAGCACAAGGGTTTTGCCATGGGTGTTCTCTTTCTTGGTAGCTTTGTTCCCAGTCACCTATCTGCTTGAAGGACAATTAAGAGCCAAAAATTTTGCAGATGAGGATGAAGCAGAGAAGTTCACCAACATGTTGGCTGTAGAAGGGGCAAGAATGTCACTTTTGGGTCTCTATGCTGCTATTTTCATGATCATTGCATTGGAGATTAAGTTTGAACTGGCTTTGCTACTGCGTGACAAGGCTGCAGACAGAGGCGTAACACATGGCCCATCTAGTCGGAGCTCTGCCTTCCCACCCAAAGCAAGGCTGCTCCAGCAACGTAGAGCTCATGCTGCACCAACATTCACCATCAAGAGATTGGCAGCTGAGGCAGCTTGGATGCCTGCGATTGGCAATGTTTCTACTGTGCTGTGCTTCATCATCTGCCTTGTTCTCAATATAACCCTGACTGGTGGCTCGAACCGTGCTATCTTCTTCCTAGCACCCATCCTTCTGCTTTTGAACCAGGATTCAGATATCTTTGCAGGATTTGGTGACAGGCAGCGCTATTTCCCTGTAACAATTTCTATTTCTGGGTATTTGCTATTGACAGCATTGTATAGGATATGGGAGGAGACTTGGCCTGGCAATGGAGGATGGGCTCTTGATATTGGGGGCCCAGGCTGGCTATTCGCTGTGAAAAATGTCGCTCTTCTTGTTCTGACATTACCCAATCACATTCTCTTCAACCGCTTCATGTGGGATTATGTCAGACAGACAGATGCAAAGCTACTGTTGACTCTACCTCTCAACTTGCCCTCGATTATAATGACAGACATACTTACTATTCGGGTGTTAGGATTGCTAGGAGCTATGTACTCTCTTGCCCAGTACCTGATATCAAGGCGGATAAGAATTGCTGGGATGAAATACATTTAA